The Anabas testudineus chromosome 1, fAnaTes1.2, whole genome shotgun sequence genomic sequence AGtatattttgttgcttttgctTTATAAGAAATTAAGCTTTCCATCATATATTTATTCTAGATGAAAACACCACCtcataattataatatttctatattcattattacaatatttacattctTTATCTCTTGTCTCATATGAGTTACCCCATAACATTTTCACAGAAATATTTGAGGAGACTTATGTTACTAATGATATGGGCCATGTTTATTTTAGATGCCAACAGACCAGCAAACCTGCTCAAATAACTTAAAGATATTTGAAGAATCATGTAATAATTCTTAATTATTACAAGCAAGCAAAGCAAAGTGTTCAAAACACAAAAGCCAAACTGTATCTCTTCGGAGTCAGATATAAGATATACAGTTTAGTGGTTTGTTTTCAAGCTACATCCTAAACTCACATAGCCTGGATTATTTGAATGATCAACTAGAATTTGATTAATATGCAAATTCCCCAACAAACCGTTCCATTTGAGCCTTCAGCACAGCCTAATTAATCAACAGTTAAAGGAAATTAATACATACATCAATTCTGTCAGGAACATGCTTAGTTCAATCGCCCGTAAAATTGAAGTTTGAAGTATTAACTGGCTCCACAGGAAGGCTATGATTAAAACTCTACAATTCAGCTCTATTTAGATATATAGAGTGATTTAACTCCAGGCAAATATCAAGTCATTTAAAGATCTCCTTTTTATActtattcaataataataataataaactgagaGACTAGatatacattattttatattattattgtatttattggaGACACACTTGAAACAATTAATTCATATAAATGCTAGACCAATGTCTCAGATATTAATTTACACTTTGCACCTCTGACTGTTTTTCCACAAGGTGtgaataacagaataaaaagtaagagagagagagagagagagagagagagactataAAAAGGGGAGGGGATGTAAAGtgatgaaaagagagagggcCGTACTATTGTTTCAGTAGGGACTCATGCATCAAACTTCAATTTTCCGGACGATTGAAGTAGTGATTTTTTCCATCTTCAAGTGAAATCCTGAAATACACTTAAGACCTCCAGATTAATTACCACGAAGTGGTCCCTCAGCCTGTAGTATTACTTATCACTGGACCCGCCTGACAAGCTCTCATAAAATAAGCAAGTGAAATCCATAAACTTATCCTGCCTTAACACCCTCTCCCTTCATAAATATGCTTGATTCAGAATAGACTGCAgaacacgcacacgcacacacacgcacgtagGCTACAGGTTAATATGAAAAGAAAGGCATACAGTTTGAAATCAATATGTTTGCAAGtcagttgaattgaattgaattgaattgaattgaattgaattgaattgaattgaattgaattgaattgaattgaatttgaatttttttttggGTGGTACCCACACAACCAAGAgttataacattaacattaactaagcattaatgaataataaagatAACACTTTTCTTTTACCACCACCCCACTTTTGCACTGATAAgcagtattttaataaataaaaaatagaaaataacacacTATAATACAGTTGTAGACATATGTACGGGCAGTTCAGGTGTAATATTTACCACCAATTGTAACTTCTtctataaaacatttcttttcaaattaaaccTTTTAATTAAAACGTGTCATTTTATGTGAATACAGTACAGAATACAGCCTCCACATTGCTGTCAACAAACACATTACATGTAGATGCATAGTGTGTTATAaaccatttattaaatatttatgtgctGTTAATATGTGCAAAATAgaggttaaaataaattgttaCAAAATGCTTTTACTTCGACTAATTTGAGTATTTACAATAGCCTCAGTCATATAAAGTACTTACAGGCCTGTAAACGTATTCAAGTTGTCCttaacaaaaaagtaaaaaagtaaaaaagtgaaaaaaaaaaaaagcaaacatgatAAAACAACTCACAAGAAGACAGCTCTACTTATCATTTCTCTTGACAAAGAGGGTTAAACGGGAGGCAGCCTTTTGAGTTCCACTTCTGggcactctctctttctcacataACCATGTTTTCAGCTTCATTAAACTTCTTAAAGACAAAGGAAATaaagaggcagaagaagaaaaaagagatgagaagaaaacaaacaaaaggactCCCTAACCAGAGTCTGGCATAAATGTCTGAACTCTTTATGGCTCCCTacttaacattaaaaacactttcaaCAAAATCCATTTCTTGCTTAGAAAACGTTCTTGGACAGAAGTCAAACATATTATTCCGGAGCTAAAAAGCGGAGAAAGACAAGCGGCTCACAAAAAAGGGGCAGTTTCATTGTAATTCATTGACTTGTTCAAAACGCCAGGCAAAGAAAAGGGCTAGACATTAATAGCCGCAGATGCCCTCATGAAGGGAGAGTCTATGTAGGCATTATGGCCTTTGTTCTCGCCcagttaaactgtttaaaagGAGGGTTAACTCAATCCATCAAATTGTCTGAAATTGTGAGGAAATTTCAAAAACCATATGGCCTCCAAACGTTTGCGTCCTTTTTGTGCGGTGGGACACACTTGTCTCAGTATTGCTGCCTGCGGGGGACCGGCCCAGCTCCTTTGTGGCTCGTCCCATCAGGGAACGCTGCTCATTTGTCCCCACTTTTCATGCTTTACGCTCAAAATTACGGCCCAGTCCCGCAGAACAAAAAAAGGTCTATAAAGGCCCGGAGAAACTGGCCcaaaactttgtgtttttttgtggcATCCTCGTCCCTTTTCTCCCCCGACACCAGATTTGTGTTTCTCACATAAATTTTTGCCACGAATGGAGAAACACGTCTAAGGGTCAAGAAGCCACGATACGCATTTAGGATGTGAAAGGAGATGTGAGATTCCGGACCACAAAATGTTTAGAGCATCCAAGTAGAAAAGGAAACAATGGGACAAAATAGTGCAGTATAATGCGTCTAAATAGGCCGCTTTTGATAGGTTTACACGGCCAGATTTGGCAAAGAAAGCGTGTTtctaaaatgatttttttttttgtctgaggACGggttgaaagaaaacaaaaaacaaaaacagactgttgtattcacacacacacacacacacacacacacacacatacacacacacagggaaaaaaaaaccctcgATATTAATTCAAGAATTACAACTTAAAAGAAATATTCAGAAAAGCCATTTTATTCCCATAGTAGCCTATATACATTACAGTCTGTGCATTGGTTTTCAAATAATGTCCTGATTTAAGAAAGGCACTTACAGGtgtacaaaacataacaaacttAGAACTGGAAATCTATTGTaccaaaacaataaatctaAAAAGTAGCGTGTAGCTCGTCAAAATCACCACaatattaattgttaattgttgtCTCGCCATCGCTCTAGCAGTCCCATAAGAAAACGCATAACCGTGAATGtcccaccatcatcatcaccaccatcaccatcatcatcatcatcatgcacTGCAGCGTCGGGACGCCAAAAATGAACTGAAGTCAAGGGGTTACAGTCAGATGACAgcgaggaggaggtggaggaggagacgaTCCGGCAGTAACAACGTGACTCGATGGCGATTTGgctcacagaaaaaacacaaaagcacttaagttaaaaacaaaaggaagtagaaataaatagataatGATCACAAATCAAATCATGCATTTACATGCAAAACATATGGAAAACTGGAGCACTTTCGTTGTGGTGTGTGAGGATATAGGCCTTATTATAGGAAGGGCGAtgaaacaggtgtgtgtgtgtgtgtgtgtgtgtgacagagagagagtgtgtgtggtgttcttgtgtgagtgtgtatgtgtgtctttatgtaaaaaaaataagttacTCGTGTCACTTTTGAACATATTGCTTTGATTGCAAGTAGGAACGGTTCGCTAATGAATATATCGTAAAATACCACTGCATATTTCTGGATCTGTGTTCATGCGTCACTATGAATAGGTCTATCTGTGTCGATATAAAAGTCATTACATTTTGGTACATGTTCTGAGATATGGTATACAATATAAGCAGTAAGTTACAAGTCCTCGGGAggagttctttttttttttttaaaaacgtctttttgtgtttctcgACCTCTCGGCCTCACGCTGCGCCATCAGTCATCCACATCAATCTCCACGTCCTCGTCCTCTGAGCACTCTTTACTAGTTGTGTGGTCTGAGAACGGGGACAGCGGCGACGACCGCAGTTTCTGAGCGAGCTCGTGCTCCTGCTGGCCGCCCCGCGACGGGGACTCGGCCCGCGGGTGGCCCAGCGTGCCGTTGGCGCATTTCTCCAAGTCGGCCAGCTTGGCGAGCTTGTCCAAGGGGACCTGTCCGATGGCCTTGGCCGACTCCACGTCGGCCTTCATTTCCTCCAGGTCCCGTTTGAGCTTGGCTCTCCGGTTCTGAAACCACGTGATTACCTGCGCGTTTGTCAGGCCCAGCTGCTGCGCGATCTGGTCCCGGTCGGCCGGGGACAGATACTTTTGGTACAGGAAGCGCTTCTCCAGCTCGTAGATTTGGTGATTGGTGAACGCCGTCCGAGACTTCCGACGCTTCTTCGGGGTGGTTCTCTGGCCGAACAGAGTCATCCCGTCCCGGCCTgcgaggaagagaaagaggctGAGTAAAAATCACTGATTCATGCAGGTGCACAACTTTATCTGCGCCGCTGCGGTCTTCGCGTAAAAGTCCTCAAACGCAAAAAACGGCGAAGAAAGCGATAGGCTGCTGCGTGTGAAACGGTGAAGCCCCTAATCCTTGTGGGAACGGGTAATTACTGGAATATTACACAGACACCACTGGGAAATATTAAGCGACAGACACATAAGGCCCTAATAttaaagaaaagagcagagagagcgCAGCCGAGAAAATGAACACGCCTTTGTTCGATAAGACATTTTTACAGGAAAAATGTGCATTgatgcacaaaagaaaaataaaacagctctgCTCATTCAACATGCACATGAAATAACAGAGTGCAATGCAAGGTGTGACACAAATACCATTCCTCTCTGCTGTGGGCCCTTAaataagaggaagaaaatatagaaatgcGTAATATTACATATAGGAAATGTGGATTATTGGGATGTAGATTTACCTTCCGCAGCCTGTAAAACGCTGACTTCCAGCCCCTTGAAGGTTTTGCTTGCCAGCTCCTCCAGCGCGCAGAGCGGGGAGGTCTGGGTGAGGAGAGCCCGGCTGGACAGAGGGATGCTGGACGGACGGTGCTTCTCAGAGGACGAAATTAGATGAGCCGTGCCACAAATTGTGTAACTTCGTTTCACAGACGGTTTGTTCAGGATGTCCTCGATGCTGAAGGGGGTCAGCGGCTTGTTGGAGTTGGCAGGAGGCGGCAAATGGTCCAGCGGACTTCGCCTCCTGTTTTCCACTGCATCACATTTGGCCACTTCTTTGGATGTCATCATTGGTTGTACACAGAGTTAATGCGGGACTTCGTTGAAATACTCAGCGGATAAAAACGAGGGGAAGAAGTCACATAACAGTtaggaggtaaaaaaaaaaaaagacgaagCTACGGAGGAGAGAAGGTAGAAAGGGAAGTGTTATTCCAAAATGGGATGTCTTCAAAGTGTCGATCCTCGGGAGCAGCAAGTCCGCAGGAGTGAGATGCCTCCCTGAAAATGGCGAGGTCCAAAGAGTTGACGATTACTAACAAGTTATCATTGATTGGTAGGTAATCAATTATCTCCAGTGGCACTTTCGCCCTCTTCCCTTTCACTCTTTGACTTTGTTGCAGTCCAGTGCGGAGCTTTTTGCGACTGGGGGTGTCCCATTAATTAGGACGCATGgctggaaggaggaggagcCCGGCGGAATTATAATGCTTTGTGCTCTTATCATCTTTGGTCTAATTTAGTCGTGTGGTGAGATACCAGAATAGGTATATGGGGTAAATGAGGGGGATcgaagaatgagagaaagatagctagagagagagagagagagagagaatgagaaagaggGAGTTAGGGGGAGAGAAATCACAATCCGTAGCCTATTTAAGCGTTTTTACGCGTAAAAACTTCAGTTTGAGTTCATCAGGAGTTTCtagacttttatttaaagtatgtGGATTATCCGGATGATGTCAAAAAGATAAGTCGGCTCAGGGCTTATTTTAAATGCCGCAGCTATAGAAGGACACTTTCCTCGACCCAAAGCGTGGATGATCCTTTCTTTTTATACATTACCTTTATGTTTTATAAAGGTAATGTAGAGCTGGGCCATATATCAGCTCTGATGATACCTTCTGTGGGACGGGAAAGAAGGAGCAGCATGCGTCCCTCCCAGCAACGCCAAATCCGGGCCATAACTCAGACGAAACGGCTCCTTTTATATCATCTGAGAAATATTTCATCTCCTCTCAAATTCCCCTGCGTCCTCCAGGTTTGACATGACGGGTTTATTTTGGATGCTGGtctgaaaaaaaagacaaaaaaaaactaaaaacaaaatctataaCAGAGTATTTACATAGGAAAACGAATTTACCCAGGAGGACAAAAAATGGGCttttataaattactttttttttaaatgcaaggACAGAAAATTGTAGTTTATTGACATTTTCATGACATTTCTGTTGTAATTTTACTGTGGAAAAGGGGAATTTGGAGGATTTTAAACCTGTGATGCTAAGATATATTTtctattatcattattattattattgttgttgttgttgttgttatatctACGTCGTGTGTTGTCGGTGTTGGCGCTGTTATTTATATTTGGGATCTTATATGTAGCATATTGGATGTCAGATCAGGAGGCTGTAACTTAATTTTGCAGTGATTATAGTTTCACACCACTGTAGGCgccagtgaaaataaaacatcaacagaGTGATGAGGATacgatggtgatgatgatgatgatgatgatgaggggagggggaggataAATACACAGTCGtctttattattctaatatttGTATAATACGACAGAGATgcttatttaaatatttccaatagaaatgtatttaattacgTTCCTACAGTACTATATATCATGACCATTTTTTATCAGCGTTGTTACTTTATACAGAACAAAATTCGTTTTCTAAAAAACTGTAACAACTTTTTTTAAT encodes the following:
- the lbx1b gene encoding transcription factor LBX1b, translating into MMTSKEVAKCDAVENRRRSPLDHLPPPANSNKPLTPFSIEDILNKPSVKRSYTICGTAHLISSSEKHRPSSIPLSSRALLTQTSPLCALEELASKTFKGLEVSVLQAAEGRDGMTLFGQRTTPKKRRKSRTAFTNHQIYELEKRFLYQKYLSPADRDQIAQQLGLTNAQVITWFQNRRAKLKRDLEEMKADVESAKAIGQVPLDKLAKLADLEKCANGTLGHPRAESPSRGGQQEHELAQKLRSSPLSPFSDHTTSKECSEDEDVEIDVDD